In the genome of Haemophilus pittmaniae, one region contains:
- a CDS encoding DUF551 domain-containing protein: MCENNGWIKCSERLPDTFTGFDLLVRSSPVLVYGKYTSGEKNKIFGAQIFGNKWYSADGECGEITHWQPFPQPPEE; encoded by the coding sequence ATGTGTGAAAACAATGGATGGATTAAGTGTTCGGAGCGGTTGCCGGATACATTTACAGGTTTTGATTTGTTAGTTCGTTCGTCGCCTGTTTTGGTTTATGGCAAATATACCTCTGGCGAAAAAAACAAAATTTTCGGCGCGCAAATATTTGGTAATAAGTGGTATAGCGCAGACGGCGAATGTGGGGAAATTACTCATTGGCAACCATTTCCACAACCACCGGAGGAATAG
- a CDS encoding host-nuclease inhibitor Gam family protein encodes MAKKATRIKTDTFSVRYQTRDEVEVAIKEIGDLNRELERLAIEQNDKLAAITEEYAPRMNEVKEKLAPKQDAVQAWCESRRDELTQNGKTKTGSFNTGEVQWRQRPPSVGIRGVDSVLDILKMRGLARFIRIKEEINKEAMLNEPGTAASVPGVTIKTGVEDFVITPFEQEVA; translated from the coding sequence ATGGCTAAAAAAGCAACCCGCATTAAAACCGACACCTTTTCAGTGCGTTATCAAACGCGCGATGAAGTGGAAGTTGCAATTAAAGAAATCGGCGATTTAAACCGCGAATTAGAACGCCTAGCGATTGAACAAAACGACAAGCTGGCAGCAATCACCGAAGAATACGCGCCACGCATGAACGAAGTGAAAGAAAAGCTCGCACCAAAACAAGATGCGGTGCAAGCGTGGTGTGAAAGCCGACGTGATGAACTCACGCAAAACGGCAAAACTAAAACAGGTTCATTTAATACAGGCGAAGTGCAATGGCGCCAACGTCCGCCAAGTGTGGGGATTCGCGGCGTAGACAGCGTGTTAGATATCTTAAAAATGCGGGGGTTAGCCCGGTTTATCCGCATCAAAGAAGAAATCAATAAAGAAGCCATGCTTAATGAACCGGGCACTGCGGCCAGCGTGCCAGGCGTAACAATCAAAACAGGCGTGGAAGACTTTGTAATTACGCCGTTTGAGCAAGAGGTGGCGTGA
- a CDS encoding transposase domain-containing protein codes for MKTWVTVAEVVECQSTPNTERGCRKFLDKLFLQYPQARRKRQGTKAFEYDVNYLPENIQAELVVIEGKRTVNSLPVLAEPAKPVEPSAEAQMLWAAYEQGTTKAQNEAKWKLGTMFAVAELTNTGMNIMTALELVCGKYNRECEAKGEKPVSVGSLKRWWYAIKDEDRSLWLPLLMSERGKNGKSREAEFSEEAWAFFKADYFRNERPQLGSCYERLKRAAQVNGWVIPSLSSIKRKIEREIPKTHQVYLREGEYAVSRYFPSLIRTIADVDAMEWVNGDGYKHNVWVEWHNGHIIRPKTWLWQDVRTRKILAYRCDESENTNMIRLALLDVVSKYGIPKHLTIDNTKAAANKKMTGGVKNRYRFKVSPDEVQGIIPALGIQLHWTTVRYGRGRGQAKPIERAFSHGGLGELVDKHPLLAGYHAGDNALDKPDNYQGNKAGVDYESFILALEEGIQMFNERLNRETEICRGELSFEQAFERDFALVEKRLATPEQLRYLLTLHEEVTLKANGTFELKCGGERQGLRNRYEAYDLIGTKHKRVVVRYDPNRLHDKVWVYSQEGVYLAEASCTRPAAFGDTQSAQDHSRKEREFVRHTKKAAQAAQEMEVQEVAECMPEVEFDDTPSVPQVWEVVHQEGNAMRKQEVLLEDEKVSTFRRGLDNYLAMAKKAKGL; via the coding sequence ATGAAAACATGGGTAACAGTTGCAGAAGTCGTTGAATGTCAAAGTACCCCTAACACTGAGCGTGGTTGTAGAAAATTTTTAGACAAATTATTTCTTCAATATCCTCAAGCGCGACGCAAAAGACAAGGAACAAAAGCCTTTGAATATGATGTGAATTATCTACCTGAAAACATTCAGGCAGAACTTGTTGTTATTGAAGGTAAAAGAACAGTCAATTCCCTCCCCGTCCTCGCCGAGCCTGCTAAACCAGTAGAACCTTCGGCTGAAGCTCAGATGTTGTGGGCTGCTTATGAGCAAGGCACGACAAAAGCGCAAAACGAGGCAAAGTGGAAACTGGGTACGATGTTCGCGGTAGCGGAATTAACGAATACCGGCATGAACATTATGACCGCATTGGAATTGGTGTGTGGCAAATATAACCGCGAATGCGAGGCAAAAGGCGAAAAGCCGGTCTCAGTTGGCTCGCTTAAACGGTGGTGGTATGCCATTAAAGATGAAGATCGCAGTCTTTGGTTGCCGCTTTTAATGAGTGAGCGTGGCAAAAACGGCAAAAGCCGTGAGGCGGAATTTAGCGAGGAAGCCTGGGCATTTTTCAAAGCGGACTATTTCCGTAATGAGCGCCCGCAGTTGGGCTCTTGCTATGAACGCTTAAAACGCGCGGCACAGGTGAACGGTTGGGTGATTCCGAGCCTTTCAAGCATTAAACGCAAGATTGAGCGCGAGATTCCGAAAACCCACCAAGTGTATTTGCGCGAAGGGGAATATGCGGTGAGCCGTTACTTCCCGTCACTTATCCGAACCATTGCGGATGTGGATGCGATGGAATGGGTGAACGGCGACGGTTACAAACACAACGTGTGGGTGGAATGGCACAACGGTCACATTATCCGTCCGAAAACCTGGCTTTGGCAGGATGTGCGTACGCGCAAAATCTTAGCCTATCGCTGTGATGAATCGGAAAACACCAACATGATACGTCTTGCGTTGTTGGATGTGGTGAGCAAGTACGGCATACCGAAACACTTAACCATAGACAATACCAAAGCCGCAGCGAACAAGAAAATGACTGGTGGGGTGAAAAATCGTTACCGCTTTAAAGTGAGTCCAGACGAAGTGCAAGGGATTATTCCAGCGCTCGGCATCCAACTGCACTGGACAACGGTGCGCTACGGTCGCGGACGTGGGCAAGCTAAGCCGATTGAGCGTGCATTTTCACACGGTGGCTTAGGTGAATTAGTGGATAAACACCCACTACTTGCCGGATACCACGCGGGGGATAACGCGCTGGATAAGCCCGACAACTACCAAGGCAATAAAGCCGGGGTGGATTATGAAAGTTTTATCTTAGCCCTTGAAGAAGGCATTCAGATGTTTAACGAACGCCTGAATCGTGAAACGGAAATTTGCCGAGGTGAGTTGAGTTTTGAACAAGCCTTTGAGCGCGATTTTGCCTTAGTGGAAAAACGCCTGGCAACACCGGAGCAGTTGCGTTATCTGCTCACATTACACGAAGAAGTAACCTTGAAAGCCAACGGCACCTTTGAATTGAAATGCGGTGGTGAAAGACAAGGCCTACGCAACCGGTATGAGGCTTATGACTTGATTGGCACGAAACACAAACGTGTGGTGGTGCGATACGACCCGAACCGCTTACACGACAAAGTGTGGGTGTATAGCCAAGAAGGAGTGTATTTAGCAGAAGCAAGTTGTACACGCCCTGCCGCCTTTGGTGATACGCAATCCGCACAAGACCATTCTCGTAAAGAACGCGAATTTGTGCGCCATACCAAGAAAGCAGCACAAGCTGCGCAGGAAATGGAAGTGCAAGAAGTAGCGGAATGCATGCCAGAGGTGGAATTTGATGATACCCCAAGCGTGCCGCAAGTGTGGGAAGTGGTACACCAAGAAGGCAATGCGATGCGTAAGCAAGAAGTGTTGTTGGAAGATGAAAAAGTCAGCACCTTCCGCCGAGGTTTAGACAATTACTTAGCCATGGCTAAGAAAGCAAAAGGGCTTTAA
- a CDS encoding AAA family ATPase, whose product MTLINQIKQLLDNQTYTQREIAAQSGVNPGALSAYLKGTYAGNVEKVEYALNNWLATREKKEKVFVEAPHFIEIPTAKKVFSALDMAKILPTMVTVYGASGVGKTKACQEYAKSNQNVWMITASPARATLSSILYELALELGINDAPRRKDRLSRLITKKLKGTQGLVIIDESDHLPYDALEEIRIIQEEAEVGFALIGNDKVYTRIQGGVNQAHEYARLWSRIGNNCGVKASTKGDIKAIAQAWGLDIADKDLMTVLYDIGGKAGGLRALTQYLRLAGMTAKGQGTVITLDLILTAQAQMIGAN is encoded by the coding sequence ATGACACTAATTAACCAAATCAAACAACTCTTAGACAACCAAACCTACACCCAGCGCGAGATTGCTGCGCAATCAGGCGTGAATCCAGGGGCATTAAGCGCGTATTTAAAAGGCACTTATGCCGGCAATGTAGAAAAAGTTGAATACGCATTAAACAACTGGCTCGCTACGCGTGAGAAGAAAGAAAAAGTGTTTGTAGAAGCACCGCACTTTATTGAGATTCCGACCGCCAAGAAAGTGTTCAGCGCCTTAGATATGGCCAAAATTTTACCAACCATGGTGACCGTTTACGGCGCAAGCGGCGTAGGCAAAACCAAAGCCTGCCAAGAGTACGCGAAAAGCAACCAAAACGTATGGATGATCACCGCAAGCCCAGCACGCGCCACATTAAGCAGTATTTTGTATGAGTTAGCCCTTGAGTTAGGCATTAACGATGCGCCACGCCGTAAAGATCGCCTATCACGCCTAATTACTAAAAAACTCAAAGGCACACAAGGTTTAGTGATTATCGACGAAAGCGACCACCTGCCTTATGACGCGTTAGAAGAGATCCGCATTATCCAAGAAGAAGCCGAAGTGGGCTTTGCGCTCATTGGTAACGATAAAGTTTACACCCGCATCCAGGGCGGTGTGAATCAGGCGCATGAATATGCCCGTTTATGGTCACGAATTGGTAACAACTGCGGCGTTAAAGCCAGTACAAAAGGCGATATTAAAGCTATCGCGCAAGCCTGGGGGCTTGATATAGCCGACAAAGATTTAATGACCGTGCTTTACGACATCGGCGGCAAGGCAGGCGGCTTACGCGCTTTAACGCAATATTTACGCCTAGCCGGCATGACAGCAAAAGGCCAAGGCACTGTCATCACACTAGACCTCATTTTAACCGCCCAAGCACAAATGATAGGAGCGAACTAA
- a CDS encoding ANR family transcriptional regulator, with protein sequence MNKNINKFDRFKYYSEQAANSERRGDLQDAKEQWAIAELNAPNAQNKEWCKRRATFCERVLRKPF encoded by the coding sequence ATGAACAAAAACATCAACAAGTTTGATCGCTTTAAATATTACAGTGAACAAGCTGCAAACAGTGAACGTAGAGGCGATCTGCAAGACGCTAAAGAACAATGGGCCATAGCCGAACTTAACGCGCCAAATGCCCAAAATAAAGAATGGTGCAAACGTCGCGCCACGTTTTGTGAACGAGTATTAAGAAAACCTTTTTAG